A window of the Tachysurus fulvidraco isolate hzauxx_2018 chromosome 6, HZAU_PFXX_2.0, whole genome shotgun sequence genome harbors these coding sequences:
- the LOC113639782 gene encoding MORC family CW-type zinc finger protein 3-like isoform X4: MKMKQISESFLFFLKSFLYFECQKQSKVSPRYLHTNSTSHTGPFSAIAELIDNAYDPDVSAKHIWIDKTAIKDQDCLIFMDNGKGMDYDKMHKMLSFGFSDKKAVKGHVPVGLYGNGFKSGSMRLGKDAIVFSKKDNTMCVGLLSQTYLKSKGAQNVIVPIVAFTEAGETVGGPRKYEECLHDILTHSLFSTKEELLTEFRAINGPHGTNSTGTRIIIWNLRKMSSGELEFDFLKDRYDIRLPVDINEGSKEPNKGPESQISPPESEYSLRAYSSILYLKPKMQIIIRGQKVKTQLISKSLAYSIKDTYKPTFLNKGIKITFGYNTKSKEHYGLMMYHKNRLIKAYEPAACQRKANKTGVRVIGVIECDYLTPMHNKQDFEMTEEYRKTMQNVSTKLEEYWKEVRYRRQKSNCSVPVEEDVEKPDQNWVQCDECLNWRKLPDGIDLSQLPTQWFCYMNPDPQFRICTVEEEPEDEDDEPRYQKTYKQDEKNQKIQMDNNRQQIELQQKEAHEKLMLALNKDAADLLKTQKGLMRQLKRGSPVQGTPDSPLNSRPQRRADPARSPISTRKTRPTEPSRENGGIKRARIGDSFGSNSPSRPSTSTASPESCSPPILNNSVAVCDQVTRLYNQTTLPPVSSRDTSIATQTQQVTEEEGDTERMGKKNGSTDGENVINCSESENNLKRNTNKQQIRNKEIRVQENSVPSSKLSPSSVESEEELKHMEVSDDISQGGKTSSKLQNSVLDVLEAQKQQDNLLELLKEVTKERDESRVQLLVLNSQVDELRSKLLELDQSMVKKKQSHRTYTQTSPEEAQDYKVLYLQGKEEIKLLQEELSGLKMEKEERERKGQQSLLECDDDLACRVDILLREIDQRNKEREELQLKVESLEHENCSLSTSCESLKRNLEDMKKESEKVKVHTEDHGVQTDFPTGSHEESTTNSAEASNSGRGTDLGIQQHETQDRPEIGQDNNNQQTYKLKLRELRQTLARLLVTLAPDLDLQQVNYDSDAIDEILVQVVNEISPAETAST; encoded by the exons atgaaaatgaaacagatctctgaaagttttcttttttttctgaagtcttTTTTGTATTTCGAATGCCAAAAGCAAAGCAAG GTTAGTCCACGTTATTTGCATACAAACTCTACAAGCCACACTGGGCCCTTCAGCGCTATAGCAGAGCTGATTG ACAATGCTTATGACCCAGATGTCAGTGCAAAGCATATCTGGATAGATAAAACAGCGATCAAAGACCAGGATTGCCTCATCTTCATGGATAATGGAAAAGGCATGGATTATGACAAGATGCACAAAATGCTCAG ttTTGGCTTCAGTGATAAGAAAGCGGTAAAAGGCCATGTTCCAGTTGGTCTTTATGGTAACGGGTTTAAGTCCGGCTCCATGCGCTTGGGAAAGGATGCCATCGTGTTCTCAAAGAAAGACAACACCATGTGTGTGGGTCTTCTGTCACAGACTTACCTCAAGAGTAAAGGAGCACAGAATGTCATAGTGCCTATTGTCGCATTCACAGAAGCTGGAGAGACTG TCGGTGGTCCACGGAAGTATGAAGAGTGTCTCCATGATATTCTCACCCATTCTTTGTTTAGCACTAAGGAAGAACTGCTAACTGAGTTCAGAGCCATTAATGGCCCACACGGCACCAACTCCACTGGAACTCGCATCATCATCTGGAACCTTCGCAA AATGTCCTCGGGTGAATTGGAATTTGACTTCTTGAAGGATCGCTATGATATTCGGCTCCCTGTTGATATTAATGAAGGCAGCAAAGAGCCAAACAAGGGCCCCGAGAGCCAAATATCACCACCTGAGAGTGAATATTCACTGCGG GCATACAGCAGTATCTTGTACCTAAAGCCTAAAATGCAGATCATTATACGTGGGCAGAAGGTGAAAACTCAGCTCATCTCCAAAAGCCTAGCATATAGCATTAAGGACACATACAAACCCACATTTCTC AACAAGGGAATTAAAATCACCTTTGGCTACAACACAAAAAGTAAAGAACATTATGGATTGATGATGTACCACAAAAACCGCCTCATCAAAGCCTATGAACCTGCTGCCTGCCAGCGTAAG GCCAACAAAACAGGAGTGCGAGTTATTGGGGTGATAGAGTGTGACTACCTTACGCCAATGCACAACAAGCAGGACTTTGAGATGACAGAAGAATACAG GAAAACTATGCAAAATGTAAGTACTAAGCTTGAGGAATATTGGAAGGAAGTCCGCTACAGACGTCAGAAATCCAATTGTAGTGTACCTGTTGAAGAAGATGT GGAGAAACCAGATCAAAACTGGGTGCAGTGTGATGAGTGTCTGAATTGGCGAAAACTTCCTGATGGCATTGATTTGTCGCAGCTCCCTACTCAGTGGTTCTGCTACATGAACCCTGATCCCCAgttcag GATTTGTACAGTTGAAGAGGAGccagaggatgaggatgatgaaccCAGATACCAGAAAACTTACAAACAGGA TGAGAAAAATCAGAAGATACAGATGGATAACAACAGACAGCAA ATAGAGCTGCAGCAGAAAGAGGCACATGAGAAGCTGATGTTAGCTTTGAACAAAGATGCAGCTGATCTCTTAAAGACACAAAAGGGCCTTATGCGCCAGCTCAAACGTGGT AGCCCTGTCCAAGGAACACCTGACTCCCCCCTCAACTCACGTCCCCAGAGACGTGCAG ATCCCGCTCGCTCACCTATTTCAACAAG GAAGACGAGACCCACCGAGCCAAGCAGAGAGAATGGAGGAATAAAGAGAGCCAGAATAGGAGACAGTTTTGGAAGCAACTCACCAAGCAGGCCATCAACATCCACAGCCTCACCTGAATCCTGTTCCCCACCAATCCTAAACAATTCTGTTGCTGTTTGTGATCAAGTAACACGTCTGTATAATCAAACAACTTTGCCCCCTGTATCTTCCAGAGATACCAGCATTGCAACCCAGACTCAACAGGTAACGGAGGAAGAGGGGGATACAGAAaggatgggaaaaaaaaatgggagCACAGATGGAGAAAATGTTATCAATTGTTCTGAATCTGAAAATAATCTCAAGAggaatacaaacaaacaacagataaGAAATAAGGAAATAAGAGTTCAAGAGAATAGTGTACCAAGCTCAAAATTATCTCCAAGTTCAGTTGAGTCAGAAGAAGAACTAAAGCATATGGAGGTCTCAGATGATATAAGTCAAGGGGGTAAGACTTCATCAAAACTGCAAAACTCAGTTCTTGATGTGTTGGAGGCCCAGAAGCAACAGGACAACCTGCTGGAACTCCTGAAGGAGGTGACaaaggagagagatgagagcCGCGTTCAGTTGCTTGTCCTCAACTCACAAGTGGATGAGCTGAGGAGCAAGTTGCTGGAGCTCGACCAAAGCATGGTGAAGAAGAAACAAAGCcacagaacatacacacagaccagCCCAGAGGAGGCACAAGACTACAAAGTGCTGTACTTGCAGGGAAAAGAGGAGATAAAGCTGCTCCAAGAAGAGCTTAGTGGGCTGAAGatggaaaaagaagagagggagagaaaaggcCAGCAATCTCTGTTAGAGTGTGATGATGATCTGGCTTGTCGAGTGGACATTCTGTTAAGGGAAATTGACCAGAGAAACAAGGAGCGAGAAGAGCTACAGCTTAAg gtggagaGTCTAGAACATGAGAACTGCTCTTTGTCGACCTCCTGTGAGAGCCTGAAGAGAAATTTAGAGGATAtgaagaaagagagtgaaaagGTCAAGGTACATACAGAAGATCATGGTGTCCAGACAGATTTTCCTACAGGTTCCCATGAAGAAAGTACAACAAATTCAGCAGAAGCCTCCAACTCAGGAAGAGGAACAGACCTTGGTATACAGCAGCATGAGACACAGGACAGACCAGAGATTGGACAAGACAACAATAACCAACAGACATACAA ACTCAAATTAAGAGAACTCAGACAAACATTGGCCCGTCTCCTGGTCACCCTCGCCCCTGATCTGGACCTTCAGCAGGTGAATTACGATAGCGATGCCATTGATGAGATTCTCGTTCAGGTTGTAAATGAGATCTCCCCTGCAGAGACAGCCTCTACATAG